The following are from one region of the Arachis duranensis cultivar V14167 chromosome 10, aradu.V14167.gnm2.J7QH, whole genome shotgun sequence genome:
- the LOC107470846 gene encoding putative F-box/LRR-repeat protein 23 yields MGCSLQQLRRLQLVNCDNTEILIKMAKGFPLLEELDITLCDIYKTSVTLKVIGQRCRRLKSLKFNMSGSKGNQDAYAIAQNMPNLRYLKLCRNNLDNNGLSAIFSGCPNLEYIDLGWCSNVDLDGSWLGQEYADKIVDLRYLHASMEDYWKMYDRGSHTCLMDYYYDMQFGEPWDERGILIDEIEDLILVSEDELKLEWKEEVDGICEIAILQRWHRSRNVNSFKEFRRYCQETKNRKSSNGKKHGRRAWKINYKSLYL; encoded by the exons AT GGGATGTAGTCTGCAACAACTACGACGGCTACAACTTGTCAACTGCGATAATACAGAAATATTGATTAAGATGGCTAAAGGATTTCCTTTGTTAGAAGAACTTGATATCACTCTGTGCGATATATATAAAACTAGTGTTACTTTAAAAGTCATAGGCCAACGTTGTCGTCGTCTAAAATCATTGAAATTTAACATGAGTGGTTCTAAAGGTAACCAAGACGCATATGCTATTGCACAAAATATGCCAAACTTAAGGTATCTAAAACTATGCAGGAACAATTTGGATAATAATGGCTTGAGTGCAATTTTTAGTGGTTGTCCTAATCTTGAATATATAGATTTAGGATGGTGTTCCAATGTTGATTTGGATGGGAGCTGGTTGGGGCAAGAATATGCTGACAAAATTGTGGATTTAAGATATTTGCATGCATCCATGGAGGACTACTGGAAAATGTATGATAGAGGTTCACATACTTGCCTAATGGACTATTATTACGATATGCAATTTGGTGAACCTTGGGATGAAAGAGGGATTCTTATTGATGAAATTGAAGATTTAATACTTGTATctgaagatgaattaaaattagaatgGAAAGAGGAAGTAGATGGCATATGTGAAATTGCAATACTTCAAAGATGGCATAGGTCAAGGAATGTTAATAGTTTCAAGGAGTTTAGAAGATACTGTCAAGAAACCAAGAACAGGAAATCATCCAATGGCAAGAAACATGGAAGAAGGGCTTGGAAGATTAACTATAAGAGTCTATATCTTTAG